A region from the Geobacter benzoatilyticus genome encodes:
- a CDS encoding RES family NAD+ phosphorylase produces MSFPTWTPDAVSSEACLRTERIWRIVESQHIASTMKLVDTLAEQELLEDILEQSKPPLLPAAREFDYLLTAPFRYIPFHPGSRFRSPTDPGVFYGAESVRTAAAEVGYWRWKFLQETEGLERLGPVSHTAFSVSIHGRCVDLRLPPFDRCEAEWMHPSDYGATQAFGRIAREAGIETIIYRSVRAAEPSWCAAVLTPTAFSMKEPDSAMQTWHLVVTGTEAIWRREHGGTFSFPTARWEAP; encoded by the coding sequence GTGTCGTTTCCTACCTGGACGCCAGACGCGGTATCGTCTGAGGCCTGCCTCCGCACCGAGCGGATCTGGCGAATAGTCGAATCCCAGCACATCGCCTCCACCATGAAGCTCGTGGACACCCTGGCGGAACAGGAGTTGCTCGAAGACATCCTCGAACAGAGCAAGCCGCCGCTCCTCCCCGCTGCCCGCGAATTCGACTATCTCCTCACGGCCCCCTTTCGCTACATCCCCTTTCACCCCGGTTCCCGGTTCCGGTCCCCCACGGATCCGGGGGTTTTCTACGGAGCCGAATCGGTGCGGACCGCTGCGGCAGAAGTGGGCTACTGGCGGTGGAAATTCCTCCAGGAAACCGAAGGCCTTGAACGCCTCGGACCCGTTTCCCACACAGCATTCAGCGTTTCCATCCATGGCCGATGCGTCGATCTTCGGCTCCCCCCCTTCGACCGCTGCGAGGCGGAGTGGATGCATCCATCGGACTACGGCGCCACCCAAGCCTTCGGCAGAATTGCGCGCGAGGCCGGCATCGAGACGATCATCTACCGCTCCGTCAGGGCGGCGGAGCCCAGCTGGTGCGCGGCGGTCCTGACGCCCACGGCCTTTTCGATGAAAGAGCCGGACAGCGCCATGCAGACGTGGCACCTCGTCGTTACCGGAACCGAGGCCATCTGGCGCCGCGAGCACGGCGGGACCTTCTCGTTTCCCACTGCGCGGTGGGAAGCGCCGTAG
- a CDS encoding antitoxin Xre/MbcA/ParS toxin-binding domain-containing protein has translation MALANRAAQITGREAVLSKAAVSAAGILGLPQVRLAQILGVSTSTVSRLHAGTYLLSPEKKEWEFAVLLVRLFRSLDAIVGGDAKDARRWLNSANHALAGQKPADLITSTEGLVRVVSYLDARRGIV, from the coding sequence ATGGCCCTGGCAAACCGTGCCGCACAAATCACCGGCAGGGAAGCAGTCCTTTCAAAGGCTGCCGTTTCCGCTGCGGGAATCCTTGGCCTGCCCCAGGTGAGGCTGGCACAGATCCTCGGGGTTAGCACCTCCACCGTGTCGAGGCTCCACGCCGGCACCTATCTCCTTTCCCCTGAAAAAAAGGAATGGGAGTTCGCCGTGCTCCTTGTCAGGCTGTTCCGCTCCCTCGACGCCATCGTCGGCGGCGATGCCAAAGACGCCCGGCGCTGGCTGAACAGCGCAAACCATGCCCTTGCCGGGCAGAAGCCTGCCGACCTGATCACCTCGACGGAGGGACTTGTCCGTGTCGTTTCCTACCTGGACGCCAGACGCGGTATCGTCTGA
- a CDS encoding ribonuclease Z: MKRLPFRYLEPTFCAGLLDDPVLLVNVRPLGRAILIDCGQLHHLAKRVLKSLDAIFVTHAHMDHFMGFDTLVRHIHVSPRTVDLFGPPGIAGKVAAKLAGYDWNLTESYWCAFRVHEVHPGRVLHFSFPGAEGFPCLPEGETPRQGAEIYRNEFLTVDAAICDHNAIPTLAFRITERPSFWIDGGKIAAEGIVPGEWLRELKSRFYRGELDGRTIAVPAIAAGGETVRSMEGRQLFEAIRRAQAPASIGYLTDIGASPENLATARRLLTGVTLLACECSFLAADRDKARNSHHLCTTDVSALARELSPGWLLPMHLSKSYNTKGHLIYDELALSPETRLIRLPEHLTPRPLLPAEFPKLGG; the protein is encoded by the coding sequence ATGAAACGCCTTCCCTTCCGCTACCTGGAACCCACCTTCTGCGCCGGGCTCCTGGACGACCCGGTCCTCCTGGTGAACGTCCGTCCCCTGGGGCGCGCGATCCTCATCGACTGCGGCCAACTCCATCACCTGGCAAAGCGGGTACTGAAATCCCTCGACGCCATCTTCGTAACCCACGCCCACATGGACCACTTCATGGGGTTCGACACCCTGGTCCGCCATATCCACGTCTCCCCCCGAACCGTCGACCTCTTCGGCCCACCGGGGATCGCCGGGAAGGTGGCGGCGAAACTCGCCGGCTACGACTGGAACCTCACCGAATCCTACTGGTGCGCCTTCCGGGTTCACGAGGTCCATCCCGGCCGTGTTCTCCACTTCTCCTTTCCCGGCGCTGAAGGTTTCCCGTGCTTGCCGGAGGGGGAAACGCCACGACAAGGGGCGGAAATCTACCGCAACGAATTCCTCACGGTGGACGCCGCCATCTGCGACCACAACGCCATCCCTACCCTCGCTTTCCGGATTACGGAACGCCCCTCCTTCTGGATCGACGGGGGGAAAATTGCGGCGGAAGGGATCGTGCCGGGGGAGTGGCTGCGGGAGCTGAAGAGCCGCTTTTACCGGGGGGAACTGGACGGAAGAACTATCGCCGTCCCGGCAATAGCGGCAGGCGGCGAGACAGTGCGCTCCATGGAAGGACGGCAGCTCTTCGAAGCGATCCGGCGCGCACAGGCGCCGGCCAGCATCGGCTACCTCACCGACATCGGAGCAAGCCCCGAAAACCTGGCCACGGCACGGCGGCTCCTGACCGGCGTCACGCTCCTTGCCTGCGAGTGCTCGTTTCTGGCCGCCGACCGGGACAAAGCCCGCAACTCGCACCACCTCTGCACGACGGATGTATCAGCCCTTGCCCGGGAGCTCAGTCCCGGCTGGCTTCTCCCCATGCACCTCTCAAAGAGCTACAACACGAAGGGCCACCTCATCTATGACGAGCTGGCCCTTTCGCCGGAAACCCGGCTGATCCGCCTCCCCGAGCACCTCACCCCGCGGCCGCTGCTGCCGGCGGAGTTCCCGAAGCTGGGGGGATGA
- the hemB gene encoding porphobilinogen synthase: MFFPTFRARRIRGKEVFRRMVRETALSANDLIYPMFSAFGKGIKKEISSMPGIYQQSIEHIVEEAQEVYELGVPAVILFGIPETKDAVGSDAYAEHGIIQETIRALKKQVPGLAVITDVCMCEYTDHGHCGIIKDGDVDNDETLELLAKEALSHAEAGADMVAPSDMMDGRVMAIREILDNHGYKHIPLMSYAVKYASGYYGPFREAAESTPQFGDRRSYQMDAGNRREAIREARMDVEEGADIIMVKPGLPYLDIVRDLREEFDLPVAVYNVSGEYSMIKAAGRAGWIDEERVMMETLLSFKRAGADLILTYHAKEAARVLKRG; the protein is encoded by the coding sequence ATGTTCTTTCCCACATTCCGCGCCCGCAGAATCAGGGGCAAAGAGGTTTTCCGCCGGATGGTCCGCGAGACCGCCCTGTCCGCCAACGACTTGATCTATCCCATGTTTTCCGCCTTCGGCAAGGGCATCAAAAAAGAAATATCCTCCATGCCGGGGATCTATCAGCAATCCATCGAGCACATCGTCGAGGAGGCCCAGGAGGTTTATGAGCTGGGAGTTCCAGCGGTCATCCTCTTCGGCATCCCCGAGACCAAGGACGCAGTGGGGAGCGACGCCTACGCCGAGCACGGAATCATCCAGGAGACGATCCGGGCACTGAAGAAGCAGGTGCCGGGGCTTGCGGTCATCACCGACGTCTGCATGTGCGAATACACCGACCACGGCCACTGCGGCATTATCAAGGACGGCGACGTGGACAACGACGAGACCCTGGAGCTCCTGGCAAAAGAGGCCCTCTCCCACGCCGAGGCCGGGGCCGACATGGTGGCGCCGTCGGACATGATGGACGGCCGGGTCATGGCAATCCGCGAGATCCTCGACAACCACGGCTACAAGCACATTCCCCTCATGAGCTACGCAGTGAAGTACGCCTCGGGCTACTACGGCCCGTTCCGGGAAGCAGCCGAGTCTACTCCCCAGTTCGGCGACCGCCGCTCCTACCAGATGGACGCGGGGAACCGCCGGGAAGCCATCCGCGAGGCCCGCATGGATGTGGAGGAAGGGGCCGACATCATCATGGTGAAGCCGGGGCTGCCGTATCTCGACATCGTCCGGGACCTGCGGGAAGAGTTCGATCTTCCCGTGGCGGTCTACAACGTCTCCGGCGAGTACAGCATGATCAAGGCCGCGGGCCGGGCCGGCTGGATCGACGAAGAGCGGGTCATGATGGAAACGCTCCTCTCCTTCAAGCGGGCCGGGGCGGACCTCATCCTCACCTACCACGCCAAGGAAGCGGCGCGGGTCCTCAAGAGAGGCTAG
- a CDS encoding DoxX family protein, with translation MARSNMGAAVDSLALLMIRIPLGVIFIAHGSQKLLGAFGGQGLTATFSTFEAKLGIPPILTLLAIIAEFGGGIGVLCGFLTRLSAFGIASTMAVAIYKVHWAGGFFLNASCAPGRVNGIEYNLALLGMALALIFTGAGAWSVDRYLFRR, from the coding sequence ATGGCAAGGTCAAACATGGGCGCCGCAGTAGACTCCCTGGCGCTTCTCATGATCCGGATTCCCCTTGGCGTCATCTTTATCGCCCATGGTTCCCAGAAGCTCCTTGGAGCCTTCGGCGGCCAGGGGCTCACGGCAACTTTCAGCACGTTTGAAGCAAAACTCGGTATCCCGCCGATTCTCACGCTCCTTGCCATCATTGCCGAATTCGGCGGAGGGATCGGAGTCCTTTGCGGCTTCCTGACCCGGCTGTCGGCCTTCGGCATCGCCTCAACCATGGCGGTTGCCATTTATAAGGTTCACTGGGCAGGCGGGTTTTTCCTGAACGCCTCCTGCGCTCCCGGCCGAGTAAATGGTATCGAGTACAACCTGGCGCTTTTGGGCATGGCGCTGGCGCTGATCTTTACCGGCGCAGGGGCCTGGTCGGTGGATCGCTATCTGTTCAGGCGGTAG
- a CDS encoding PilZ domain-containing protein: MNDHYQLVSVADAREDSRQIIEILAAIKKGTLPNDLRLLNYYQSIPVNFGATVESIDGDTVELAVHQQQAVVMHLEKQTFLKSSHFPHDVLAAVSYVNIDKSVAMATKFAYAVIRAERRQFVRVEVKDPIAATFSAPGVTVTGTLNDISIGGIAIVAAIPNPPENALKGSARLGLPGGPFEMPATLLRVITTPEKNIAICEIQPDARSEKGVSQYIFQRQVEIIRELKDSIF, from the coding sequence ATGAACGATCACTACCAGCTCGTGTCCGTTGCCGATGCCCGTGAAGACAGCCGCCAGATCATTGAAATCCTCGCAGCCATCAAAAAAGGGACACTTCCCAACGACCTGCGGCTCCTCAATTACTACCAGTCGATCCCTGTCAACTTCGGGGCGACGGTGGAGTCCATCGACGGCGACACGGTGGAGCTTGCGGTCCATCAACAGCAGGCAGTGGTCATGCACCTGGAAAAGCAGACTTTTCTCAAGAGCAGCCACTTTCCCCATGACGTACTGGCCGCCGTAAGCTACGTTAACATCGACAAGAGCGTGGCGATGGCGACCAAGTTCGCCTATGCGGTGATACGGGCCGAGCGGCGCCAGTTCGTGAGGGTTGAGGTGAAGGACCCGATCGCGGCGACGTTCAGCGCCCCCGGCGTAACGGTAACCGGCACCCTGAACGATATCTCCATCGGCGGCATCGCCATCGTCGCCGCCATCCCGAACCCGCCGGAAAACGCCCTGAAGGGATCCGCTCGCCTGGGGCTGCCCGGCGGCCCCTTCGAAATGCCCGCCACGCTCCTGCGGGTCATAACCACACCGGAGAAAAACATCGCCATCTGCGAAATCCAACCCGACGCCAGATCCGAGAAGGGGGTTTCGCAGTATATCTTCCAGCGGCAAGTGGAAATTATTCGCGAGTTGAAGGATTCAATCTTCTAG
- a CDS encoding peptide chain release factor 3: MKKHNEQEVDRRRTFAIVSHPDAGKTTITEKLLLFGGAIQQAGEVRARKAARHATSDWMEMEKQRGISVTSSVMKFTYRDYEVNLLDTPGHNDFSEDTYRVLTAVDSALMVIDAVKGVESQTIKLLDVCRLRHTPIMTFVNKLDREGRDPFELIDEIEKVLRIQCAPMTWPIGMGKRFRGTYHLYTKELIIFDAEAERGTGSVISLSGLDDPRLDEILGSQAAELRADIELLEGAAHPFEEEAYLAGLQTPVFFGSAINTFGVQQLLDTFVENAPAPLPREAVSRTVSPYEEPFSAFAFKIQANMDPAHRDRIAFFRICSGKFTRGMKVRHVRLGREVAINNATIFMAQDRTNVDEAFPGDIIGIHNHGTIKIGDTFTMGEELKFTGIPNFAPEHFRKVRLLDPLKSKALEKGLTQLAEEGTTQVFRPLMGADWIVGAVGVLQFDVVMHRLEHEYNVRATYEPAAYATARWVTGDRKKLEEFQKKEVMSCYIDGEGNLAYLAGSQWRLDNTMDNWKDLQFHATREHS; this comes from the coding sequence TTGAAGAAGCATAACGAGCAGGAAGTCGACCGCCGGCGCACATTCGCCATCGTAAGCCACCCGGACGCGGGCAAGACCACCATTACCGAAAAGCTGCTGCTTTTCGGCGGCGCCATCCAGCAGGCCGGGGAGGTGCGCGCCCGGAAAGCGGCCCGCCATGCCACCTCGGACTGGATGGAGATGGAGAAGCAGCGGGGCATTTCGGTTACTTCGTCGGTCATGAAGTTCACCTACCGGGACTACGAGGTGAACCTTCTGGATACCCCGGGCCACAACGATTTTTCCGAGGATACCTACCGGGTTCTGACCGCCGTGGACTCGGCCCTCATGGTAATCGACGCCGTGAAAGGGGTGGAGAGCCAGACCATCAAGCTCCTGGATGTCTGCCGTCTCCGCCACACCCCCATTATGACCTTCGTCAACAAACTGGACCGGGAAGGGCGGGATCCCTTTGAACTTATCGACGAAATCGAGAAAGTCTTGAGGATCCAGTGCGCCCCCATGACCTGGCCCATCGGCATGGGGAAGAGGTTCCGGGGGACCTACCACCTCTACACCAAGGAACTCATCATCTTCGACGCCGAGGCTGAGCGGGGGACCGGCAGCGTCATTTCGCTCTCCGGTCTTGATGACCCCCGCCTCGACGAAATCCTCGGCTCCCAGGCCGCGGAGCTCCGCGCCGACATCGAACTCCTGGAGGGAGCGGCCCATCCCTTCGAGGAGGAGGCGTACCTGGCCGGCCTTCAGACGCCGGTATTCTTCGGGAGCGCCATCAATACCTTCGGGGTCCAGCAGCTCCTCGACACCTTCGTGGAGAACGCCCCGGCGCCGCTTCCCCGGGAGGCGGTCAGCCGCACGGTCTCTCCCTACGAGGAGCCCTTCTCCGCCTTCGCCTTCAAGATCCAGGCGAACATGGACCCGGCCCACCGGGACCGGATCGCCTTCTTCCGCATCTGTTCCGGCAAGTTCACCCGGGGGATGAAGGTGCGCCACGTCCGCCTCGGCCGCGAAGTGGCCATCAACAACGCCACCATCTTCATGGCCCAGGACCGGACCAACGTGGACGAGGCGTTTCCCGGCGACATCATCGGCATCCACAACCATGGCACCATCAAGATCGGCGACACCTTCACCATGGGTGAAGAGCTGAAATTCACCGGCATCCCCAATTTCGCCCCGGAACATTTCCGCAAGGTGCGGCTCCTGGACCCTCTCAAGTCCAAGGCGCTGGAGAAGGGGCTGACCCAGTTGGCCGAGGAGGGGACCACCCAGGTCTTCCGGCCGCTCATGGGGGCCGACTGGATTGTCGGCGCCGTGGGGGTGCTCCAGTTCGACGTGGTCATGCACCGCCTGGAACACGAATACAACGTGAGGGCCACCTACGAGCCCGCCGCCTATGCGACGGCCCGGTGGGTGACCGGCGACAGGAAAAAGCTGGAGGAGTTCCAGAAGAAGGAAGTCATGAGCTGCTACATCGACGGCGAGGGGAATCTGGCCTACCTGGCCGGCTCCCAGTGGCGGCTCGACAACACCATGGACAACTGGAAAGACCTGCAGTTCCACGCCACGCGCGAACACAGTTAA
- the larB gene encoding nickel pincer cofactor biosynthesis protein LarB, whose product MDPQELKNLLNAFKDGALGEDEVLARLRHLPFEDVGDAMVDHHRSLRQGFPEVIFGAGKSAGQIERIMASLSARGSNVLVTRLDEAKALAVKEAFPAAVWHADARCLTLEEKPVEKRGRGTVLVISAGTSDLPVAAEALVTLRMLGNDAEHLYDVGVAGIHRLLARRETLFAASVLIVVAGMEGALPSVVGGLVDRPVIAVPTSVGYGASFGGIAALLGMLNSCAAGVTVVNIDNGFGAAVAASTINRV is encoded by the coding sequence ATGGACCCGCAAGAACTCAAGAATCTCCTGAATGCATTCAAGGACGGCGCCCTCGGCGAGGACGAGGTACTGGCGCGGCTGCGGCATCTCCCCTTCGAAGATGTGGGGGATGCCATGGTGGATCACCACCGGAGCTTGCGCCAAGGGTTCCCCGAGGTGATTTTCGGCGCCGGCAAGAGCGCCGGACAGATCGAGCGGATTATGGCATCCCTGTCCGCCCGGGGGAGCAACGTCCTCGTGACCCGGCTGGACGAGGCCAAGGCCCTGGCGGTGAAAGAAGCGTTTCCCGCCGCGGTCTGGCATGCCGATGCCCGTTGCCTCACCCTGGAGGAAAAACCGGTTGAAAAGCGGGGGCGGGGGACAGTGCTCGTCATTTCGGCGGGGACGTCCGACCTGCCGGTGGCGGCTGAGGCGCTGGTTACTCTCCGGATGCTGGGAAACGACGCCGAACACCTCTACGACGTGGGGGTGGCGGGGATTCACCGGCTCCTGGCGCGCCGCGAGACGCTCTTCGCCGCCAGTGTCCTCATCGTGGTGGCTGGAATGGAAGGTGCTCTTCCGTCGGTGGTGGGAGGTCTGGTGGACCGGCCGGTCATTGCCGTGCCCACGTCGGTGGGGTACGGTGCCTCATTCGGCGGCATCGCCGCCCTCCTCGGGATGCTCAACTCCTGCGCCGCCGGGGTCACCGTGGTGAACATCGACAACGGTTTCGGCGCCGCCGTGGCGGCCAGTACCATCAACAGGGTATGA
- the larC gene encoding nickel pincer cofactor biosynthesis protein LarC: MKILYFDCFAGIAGDMTVAALLDLGVPFEVVREAVESLPLPRSSYSLAVERTSRKGIAATRFVVHVEEHQPHRHYAGIAAMIEESTLPEGVKDKAQRIFFRLAEAEAKVHGVDIERVHFHEVGAVDSIIDIVGAAAALEWFGVDAIHGAPLPLGSGFVETAHGRLPVPAPATAELLRGIPVHGEAGAGERVTPTGAAILAALADGFGRAPAMTVTGIGCGAGTKDFDDMPNVLRLFLGEADSGLQRDEVAVIETHIDDMNPEILGHVLERLMEAGALDAAYSPLQMKKNRPAVKLTVIARPEGRDELASLVLRETSAIGVRFYPAARLKLAREKEERPTSLGAVTVKVIRDGETVVRVTPEYDACRRIAAERGMPLLEVYRIVEREAGQP, from the coding sequence GTGAAGATACTTTATTTCGACTGCTTTGCCGGCATTGCCGGCGACATGACCGTAGCCGCCCTGCTTGATCTGGGGGTACCCTTCGAGGTGGTGCGGGAGGCCGTCGAGAGCCTCCCTCTCCCAAGGTCGAGCTACTCCCTGGCCGTTGAGCGGACGAGCCGCAAGGGGATTGCCGCCACCCGTTTTGTGGTTCATGTGGAGGAGCACCAGCCCCATCGCCACTATGCAGGCATCGCAGCCATGATTGAGGAGAGCACCCTTCCGGAGGGGGTGAAGGATAAAGCCCAGCGCATCTTCTTCCGCCTGGCCGAGGCCGAGGCTAAGGTCCACGGGGTTGATATCGAGCGGGTCCATTTCCATGAGGTGGGAGCAGTCGACTCCATCATCGATATCGTCGGTGCTGCGGCCGCCCTGGAGTGGTTCGGCGTTGACGCAATCCACGGCGCGCCCCTCCCCCTGGGGAGCGGTTTCGTGGAGACTGCCCACGGCCGTCTGCCGGTGCCTGCACCGGCCACGGCGGAGCTTCTGCGGGGGATTCCGGTCCACGGCGAGGCCGGCGCAGGCGAGCGGGTGACTCCCACCGGAGCCGCCATCCTGGCCGCCCTGGCCGACGGCTTCGGCCGGGCCCCGGCCATGACCGTAACCGGCATCGGCTGCGGGGCGGGCACCAAGGACTTCGACGATATGCCCAACGTCCTGAGGCTCTTCCTGGGGGAGGCGGATTCCGGTCTCCAGCGGGACGAGGTGGCGGTCATCGAGACCCACATCGACGACATGAACCCGGAGATCCTGGGTCACGTACTGGAGCGGCTCATGGAGGCGGGGGCACTCGATGCTGCCTACTCGCCCCTGCAGATGAAGAAAAACCGTCCGGCGGTGAAGCTAACCGTCATCGCCCGCCCCGAAGGGCGAGACGAACTTGCCTCCCTGGTGCTGCGGGAGACGTCTGCCATCGGGGTCCGTTTCTACCCCGCAGCCCGCCTGAAGCTGGCCCGGGAAAAGGAGGAGCGCCCCACATCCCTCGGTGCGGTGACGGTGAAGGTGATCCGCGACGGCGAGACCGTGGTCAGGGTGACCCCTGAGTATGATGCCTGCCGCCGTATCGCTGCCGAGCGGGGGATGCCGCTGCTGGAAGTCTACCGGATCGTGGAGCGGGAGGCGGGGCAGCCATGA
- a CDS encoding phosphatidylglycerophosphatase A yields the protein MRGFVIAAASWFGTGFFPVASGTVGTLGAIPLYILLARMPLWLYLSTLVPFFFLASWVSGAAEREFGEKDSGKIVIDEVMGYLITMAGAPLNWQSILIGFLLFRFFDIVKVPPARYFDRQVKNGYGVVLDDVVAGIYACAGLHVALRFL from the coding sequence ATGAGGGGATTCGTCATCGCCGCGGCAAGCTGGTTCGGCACCGGGTTTTTCCCCGTGGCGTCGGGAACGGTGGGGACCCTGGGGGCCATCCCGCTCTATATTCTTCTGGCAAGGATGCCCCTCTGGCTTTATCTCTCGACCCTAGTGCCGTTCTTTTTTCTGGCCTCGTGGGTCTCCGGGGCGGCGGAGCGGGAATTCGGCGAGAAGGATTCGGGAAAGATCGTCATCGATGAGGTGATGGGCTATCTCATTACCATGGCAGGGGCTCCGCTGAACTGGCAGAGCATCTTGATCGGCTTTCTACTCTTCCGGTTTTTCGACATCGTCAAGGTTCCGCCGGCCCGCTACTTCGACCGCCAGGTTAAAAACGGCTATGGCGTGGTTCTCGATGACGTGGTGGCTGGAATCTATGCCTGCGCCGGGCTTCACGTTGCGCTGAGGTTCCTGTGA
- a CDS encoding competence/damage-inducible protein A, translating into MKTAILSIGDELLLGEVVDTNSARIAARLADEGIATVRKLTVGDDEAGIAAALQELARGHDVVIATGGLGPTDDDVTARAAARATGRRLVLNDEAMARLKEFFARLGREMHPANGRQCLLPAKGELIPNPAGTASGFHLLLDGCLLIFLPGVPSEMAVMLEESVVSLVLARRSGRQHTRTSTLTVFGLSEAEIGARLSDIDRSRPGLGVAYCVEYPMVQVKLRATGEDETALTALLEDGAAMVRERLGDHVVAGGGETIDTVVARLFRETGMTLALAESCTGGLIAGRITAIAGSSGYFLLGAVTYSNDAKSNLLGVPGDILAEQGAVSAEVARAMARGARKLAGSDLALAVTGIAGPEGGSPDKPVGTVFIALADRAGCSAKVYHFSGDREKIRTITAITAMDWLRRRLLAYPIDR; encoded by the coding sequence GTGAAGACGGCAATTCTCTCCATTGGCGACGAGCTTCTGCTTGGGGAGGTGGTGGACACCAACTCCGCCCGGATTGCGGCGCGCCTGGCCGATGAGGGGATCGCCACGGTGCGCAAGCTGACCGTGGGGGATGACGAGGCTGGAATTGCCGCCGCCCTTCAGGAGCTTGCCCGGGGGCACGATGTGGTCATTGCCACCGGCGGCCTCGGTCCCACCGACGACGATGTGACCGCCCGGGCTGCTGCCCGCGCGACCGGGCGGCGCCTCGTTCTCAATGATGAGGCCATGGCGCGGCTTAAGGAGTTCTTTGCCCGGCTGGGGCGGGAGATGCATCCGGCCAATGGCCGCCAGTGCCTTTTGCCGGCCAAGGGCGAACTTATTCCGAATCCCGCAGGCACCGCCAGCGGCTTTCATCTGCTGCTGGACGGCTGCCTCCTCATCTTCCTGCCCGGCGTTCCCTCGGAGATGGCCGTGATGCTGGAGGAGTCGGTCGTTTCCCTGGTGCTTGCCCGCCGCAGCGGCCGTCAACACACCAGGACCTCGACCCTCACGGTTTTCGGACTCTCCGAGGCGGAGATCGGCGCCCGGCTTTCGGATATCGACCGCTCCCGGCCGGGGCTCGGTGTTGCCTACTGCGTAGAGTACCCCATGGTTCAGGTGAAGCTCCGGGCCACGGGGGAGGATGAGACAGCGCTGACGGCGTTGCTGGAGGACGGGGCGGCCATGGTGAGGGAGCGGCTCGGAGACCACGTGGTCGCCGGGGGCGGCGAAACCATCGACACGGTGGTGGCCCGGCTCTTCCGGGAAACGGGGATGACCCTGGCCCTGGCAGAGTCGTGTACCGGGGGGCTCATTGCCGGACGGATTACGGCCATTGCCGGCAGCTCGGGTTATTTCCTCCTGGGTGCGGTTACCTATTCAAACGATGCAAAGTCCAACCTACTCGGCGTGCCCGGAGACATTCTGGCAGAGCAGGGGGCCGTGAGCGCCGAAGTGGCCAGGGCCATGGCCCGGGGCGCCCGGAAGCTTGCCGGCAGCGATCTGGCCCTTGCCGTTACCGGCATAGCCGGCCCTGAGGGGGGGAGCCCCGACAAGCCGGTGGGGACCGTGTTCATCGCCCTTGCCGACCGGGCCGGTTGCTCGGCCAAGGTATATCACTTTTCGGGAGACCGTGAGAAGATCAGGACGATCACAGCGATTACGGCCATGGATTGGCTGAGAAGGCGGCTTCTGGCATACCCGATCGATAGGTAG